One window of the Anoplolepis gracilipes chromosome 9, ASM4749672v1, whole genome shotgun sequence genome contains the following:
- the LOC140669664 gene encoding uncharacterized protein, producing the protein MTQHMIYKPYVEPKTYLDWKSLHIGWDEILPAKLADEWSRCIHGLKTLDGFSVQQRIEGNGPGQIQLHGFCDARERAYGACVYMRFDNQANEKQMNLICSKLLRSRRSQFPGLSYVEHNYWLSYYKRAANRKLPVFVAHRVGEIQESTSVEDWHHVGSRDNAADILSRGCKPEELSSSALWWNGPAWLRYQDHLKIIDQPETMGDPRLDEERRIRLIRVIATCIRLARLRKKELTKPLRAISMEELEHAKRCVVGMEQRRVFSKELSELMNSRLVELIVEHEHERNFHADTDATLTAIRQLYWPLRARGTVRKVLRRCILCFRARPRLSQKIMGDLPGSRVIPARPFKAALTFEEANTLITQIEVILNSRPLTALFSDYDDLNCLTPNHFLIGNSLTSYPELDLEHLKINKLSRWQLLERMRQQFWKRWTLEYLSNLQARTKWQTNREPPIEIGQLVLCKEEGLPPLKWALGRIQEVCLGKDNVTRVVVVKTAAGTYKRPAAKICILPMEKSDDVKDL; encoded by the exons ATGACTCAACACATGATTTACAAGCCATATGTGGAGCCCAAGACTTATCTTGATTGGAAATCG CTTCATATTGGCTGGGATGAAATATTGCCGGCTAAACTTGCAGATGAATGGTCCAGATGCATACATGGATTGAAGACCTTGGATGGATTTAGTGTACAACAAAGAATCGAGGGCAATGGACCAGGTCAAATTCAACTTCACGGATTTTGTGACGCAAGAGAACGAGCTTACGGTGCTTGTGTTTATATGCGATTCGACAATCAGGCGAACGAAAAACAAATGAACTTAATCTGTTCAAAATTGCTCCGCTCAAGACGCTCTCAATTCCCAGGCTTGAGTTATGTGGAGCACAACTACTGGCTCAGTTACTACAAAAG AGCGGCTAACAGAAAGCTACCAGTTTTCGTCGCTCATCGCGTAGGCGAAATTCAGGAATCGACATCAGTCGAGGATTGGCATCACGTGGGGTCTCGTGATAATGCTGCTGACATTCTGTCAAGGGGATGTAAACCTGAAGAATTGAGTAGTTCAGCGTTGTGGTGGAACGGACCCGCATGGTTGCGATATCAggatcatttaaaaattatagatcagCCAGAAACGATGGGAGATCCGCGGCTGGACGAGGAGCGCCGTATT aGACTTATTCGAGTGATAGCCACATGTATCAGATTAGCAAGGCTGCGTAAGAAGGAGCTCACGAAACCATTGCGAGCAATTTCGATGGAGGAGCTTGAGCATGCCAAAAGGTGCGTTGTCGGCATGGAGCAACGACGGGTATTCAGCAAGGAGTTGAGCGAATTGATGA ATTCAAGATTGGTTGAACTGATTGTCGAACACGAGCATGAAAGGAATTTTCACGCCGACACGGACGCCACCTTGACGGCTATACGTCAATTATATTGGCCGCTCAGGGCGCGCGGCACTGTACGCAAGGTGTTGCGCAGGTGTATTCTTTGTTTCAGAGCCAGACCGCGtttatcgcaaaaaataatGGGAGATCTACCGGGTAGCCGCGTGATACCGGCAAGGCCATTTA AAGCAGCTTTAACATTTGAGGAAGCAAACACGCTAATAACTCAGATagaagttattttaaattctagaCCATTGACAGCATTGTTTTCAGATTATGACGATCTTAATTGTTTAACTCCAAATCATTTTCTTATAGGCAACAGTTTGACATCTTATCCCGAACTCGACTTAGAACAtttgaaaatcaataaattatctagATGGCAGTTGTTGGAACGCATGCGACAACAATTTTGGAAGCGATGGACATTGGAATATTTATCGAACCTTCAGGCGCGCACAAAATGGCAGACTAATCGCGAACCGCCAATTGAGATAGGACAATTGGTACTTTGTAAAGAGGAAGGTTTACCTCCTCTAAAATGGGCGTTGGGAAGAATACAAGAAGTCTGTCTCGGCAAAGATAATGTAACTAGAGTAGTTGTTGTTAAGACTGCAGCGGGAACATATAAGAGACCGGCCGCTAAGATTTGCATTTTACCCATGGAAAAATCAGACGATGTAAAGGATTTGTGA